The Methanophagales archaeon genomic sequence TTTATGATGTCCACCTCGCTGATTTCCAGTTTGTTCGCTCTCAAACTCTCCAGCCTCACAACCGACAAGCCGATGGGATTGGGTCGTTTGAAATGCCTCATTGCAAATATTCCATGCTGTTCTTCTTCTAAAAACGGTATTGAGACCAGCGAATAACCATCGGCGAGATGAAAATGGTAAATGAGGATGATATGCGAGAAGCCTTCGAGGTCTTTGAGTCCATCGGCATATTCTGGAAATACCTCTACCTCACCCTTTGCGTCTCTCGCGAACACACCCTGTATTGGAGCTTCTACTTTATCACGGAAAGCTGTGTGTATTATTCCTATTGGTCTGTATATCACCTTATCCATGTCCCCTATCATTTTACTTTCTCACCTTTTTAGTTTTTAGTTTTTTACTGACTAAACAGACTACTTATTACTATTACTTATACTTTTCGTTTGGGTTTGGGCTTGGGTTTGGAATGATGTAAAATCTAAAACCGTGTTTCACAAAGACCGCTTTTCCTTCACCTCACCACATGAACCGAAGTAGCTTTATAGTCCCCAACAAAACTAAATCCACAATGGGATAAACTTTTCGATCCACGACTTAGCAAATGATAAGCTCTCTGCAAGTTTGTTTATAGAATGTCCTTTCGATTATTT encodes the following:
- the tsaA gene encoding tRNA (N6-threonylcarbamoyladenosine(37)-N6)-methyltransferase TrmO → MIGDMDKVIYRPIGIIHTAFRDKVEAPIQGVFARDAKGEVEVFPEYADGLKDLEGFSHIILIYHFHLADGYSLVSIPFLEEEQHGIFAMRHFKRPNPIGLSVVRLESLRANKLEISEVDIINGTPLLDIKPFVPQFDNRPDAKSGWLGNPRLDMTKGESGRHRPE